A part of Spiribacter vilamensis genomic DNA contains:
- the nadD gene encoding nicotinate-nucleotide adenylyltransferase has protein sequence MNNARGAPVALLGGTFDPVHYGHLRPAIELLEALNLSEIRLVPGHVPPHRPQPRLGARARADLLDTAVAGIPGLVVDRCELDRPGPSYTVDTLHHLRRALGDRRPLCFMMGQDAFRGLMRWHEWRRLASLAHLVVVTRGGDTAAVAPALDEWMRPRRVVDPAALRVAPSGYVLFHAVSRLEISATAIRRCLALGHSAQGLMPDAVWHELALSGCYGYPQVSRAITPGRLNPHHV, from the coding sequence ATGAATAACGCGCGGGGCGCGCCGGTCGCGCTGCTGGGCGGTACCTTCGACCCGGTGCACTACGGTCACCTGCGACCGGCGATCGAGCTGCTCGAGGCGCTCAATCTGTCCGAGATTCGCCTGGTGCCGGGTCACGTCCCCCCGCATCGGCCCCAGCCCCGTCTCGGCGCCCGGGCAAGGGCCGATCTGCTTGATACCGCCGTCGCCGGGATTCCCGGGCTGGTGGTGGATCGATGCGAGCTGGATCGACCCGGACCGTCCTACACGGTGGACACCCTCCACCACCTGCGTCGCGCGCTGGGCGATCGCCGGCCGCTCTGCTTCATGATGGGGCAGGACGCATTCCGGGGGCTGATGCGCTGGCACGAGTGGCGGCGGCTCGCGTCGCTGGCGCACCTGGTGGTGGTGACCCGGGGCGGAGACACTGCGGCGGTGGCGCCGGCACTCGATGAGTGGATGCGCCCGCGTCGGGTCGTCGATCCCGCCGCTCTGCGCGTGGCGCCGTCCGGATACGTGCTGTTCCATGCGGTGTCGCGGCTGGAGATCTCCGCTACCGCGATCCGTCGCTGCCTCGCGCTCGGTCACTCGGCCCAGGGGCTGATGCCCGATGCCGTCTGGCACGAACTGGCTTTAAGTGGATGCTATGGTTATCCCCAGGTATCAAGGGCAATCACGCCCGGGAGGTTGAACCCCCATCATGTCTGA
- the holA gene encoding DNA polymerase III subunit delta translates to MPEVRFDELPGRIDRDLAPIYLIAGEEPLLIEEALDRLRRRARQSGFDEREVLHVDQGFDWQRLAAATDNLSLFTERRLIELRLPGGKPGRDGSAALKARANAPDPGHILIVVTGRLETAQRQSAWAKAIASAGVMAYAWPLRRSELGGWARRRAREHGMQLDAETAAVMAERNEGNLLALAQEIEKLALLADGGPISEEMARDAVSDSARFAVFDLPEAMLAGDPVRTLRILRRLRTEGEEPVLVLWGVARDIRVLADLQASMAGGERAAAVMGRHRIWKNRQGRLQTVARATPAGVWARLLGRAARVDRVIKGAEPGRPWDELLELSTVAARRVATADRKERHG, encoded by the coding sequence ATGCCCGAGGTCCGCTTCGACGAACTCCCCGGCCGTATCGATCGCGATCTCGCCCCGATTTACCTGATCGCGGGCGAGGAGCCGTTACTCATTGAGGAGGCGCTCGATCGTCTCCGCCGGCGCGCCCGGCAGTCGGGATTCGACGAGCGGGAGGTGCTGCACGTTGACCAGGGTTTCGACTGGCAGCGACTGGCCGCCGCCACGGACAATCTGTCGCTATTCACCGAGCGTCGCCTCATCGAGCTGCGCCTGCCGGGTGGCAAGCCGGGTCGTGACGGCAGCGCTGCGCTAAAGGCGCGTGCCAACGCGCCTGATCCCGGGCATATCCTCATCGTGGTCACCGGTCGCCTTGAGACCGCCCAGCGCCAGTCAGCGTGGGCGAAGGCGATCGCCAGTGCCGGTGTGATGGCCTACGCCTGGCCGCTGCGGCGCAGCGAACTCGGTGGCTGGGCCCGGCGCCGCGCGCGCGAGCACGGAATGCAGCTGGATGCCGAGACTGCGGCGGTGATGGCCGAGCGCAACGAGGGCAATCTGCTGGCACTGGCCCAGGAGATCGAGAAGCTCGCCCTGCTCGCCGATGGCGGTCCGATCAGCGAGGAGATGGCGCGGGATGCTGTCAGCGACAGCGCCCGGTTCGCCGTTTTTGATTTGCCCGAGGCGATGCTGGCGGGGGATCCGGTGCGCACGCTGCGTATTCTCCGTCGTCTGCGCACCGAAGGAGAGGAACCGGTGCTGGTACTCTGGGGTGTCGCCCGGGATATTCGCGTGCTGGCCGATCTGCAGGCCTCCATGGCGGGGGGTGAGCGCGCCGCCGCGGTAATGGGCCGGCACCGGATCTGGAAAAACCGCCAGGGCCGCCTGCAGACGGTCGCTCGCGCCACGCCGGCGGGTGTCTGGGCGCGATTGCTCGGCCGGGCGGCGCGGGTCGATCGGGTGATCAAGGGCGCGGAGCCGGGACGGCCCTGGGACGAACTGCTGGAATTATCGACCGTTGCGGCGCGTCGCGTCGCAACCGCGGATCGCAAAGAGAGACATGGATGA
- the rlmH gene encoding 23S rRNA (pseudouridine(1915)-N(3))-methyltransferase RlmH gives MRLNMVAVGQRPPAWIRTGVEEFAQRMPRHLPLTVKAVNAGDARRSGDVERARGQEADALLASAGKARVIALDERGRSWRTPDLAEYLDAATHDGRDLAFIIGGADGLHDRCLAAAERSWSLSALTLPHMLVRVIVAEQLYRAWTLLAGHPYHRA, from the coding sequence ATGCGCCTGAACATGGTCGCGGTCGGGCAGCGCCCGCCGGCATGGATTCGGACCGGTGTCGAGGAGTTTGCCCAGCGAATGCCCCGTCATCTGCCGCTGACGGTCAAGGCCGTGAATGCCGGCGACGCCCGGCGCAGCGGCGATGTCGAGCGGGCGCGGGGCCAGGAAGCGGATGCGCTGCTGGCCTCCGCGGGCAAGGCGCGGGTGATCGCGCTCGATGAACGTGGCCGGTCATGGCGAACGCCGGACCTGGCCGAGTACCTCGATGCCGCCACCCACGACGGCCGCGATCTCGCCTTTATCATCGGCGGCGCCGACGGGCTCCACGATCGCTGCCTTGCCGCTGCCGAGCGAAGCTGGTCGCTCTCGGCCCTGACCCTGCCGCATATGCTGGTCCGCGTCATTGTCGCGGAACAGCTCTACCGGGCGTGGACGCTCCTTGCCGGGCATCCCTACCACCGCGCCTGA
- the rng gene encoding ribonuclease G yields MTHELLVNITPQETRVAVLDNGSVQEIHIERSRSRGLVGNIYLGEVSRILPGMQAAFIDAGLQRTAFLHASDIHASQALVDPPTIEPRSIQHLLREQQRILVQVVKDPIGGKGARLTTQIAIPSRYLVLLVDNPGVGISARIESSAERERLRGIGTSLLAGDPGSGCIFRTAAEGASEPALTRDWQFLQRVWASIHERSRSAQPRTLLHEDLPLMLRVLRDSVGEDMERIRIDSREWYERMLAFSETFLPDARSRLEHYPGERPIFDLYGVEDEIQRALQRRVMLKSGGYLIIDQTEALTTIDVNTGGYVGHRTLEETIFKTNLEAAQAIVRQLRLRNLGGIIIIDFIDMATAEHRRQVMRSLAKGLEHDQARTQISEVSALGLVEMTRKRIRESLQNQLCVPCPTCGGRGHLKSAETVIHEITREILREARQFEITRLMVLAAQDVVDRAMEEESDNLAQLEAFIGKPIAFQAEPLYNPEQFDVVLM; encoded by the coding sequence GTGACACACGAGCTGCTGGTCAACATTACTCCCCAGGAGACGCGGGTCGCCGTCCTCGATAATGGCAGTGTCCAGGAGATCCACATCGAGCGGTCCCGCAGTCGCGGACTGGTGGGGAATATCTACCTCGGCGAGGTCTCGCGGATCCTGCCGGGGATGCAGGCGGCGTTTATCGACGCCGGGCTGCAGCGCACGGCCTTCCTCCACGCCTCCGATATCCATGCGAGCCAGGCGCTGGTAGATCCGCCGACCATCGAGCCGCGCAGCATCCAGCACCTGCTCCGCGAGCAGCAGCGCATCCTGGTGCAGGTGGTCAAGGATCCGATCGGGGGCAAGGGCGCGCGCCTGACCACTCAGATCGCGATCCCGTCACGCTACCTGGTCCTGCTCGTTGACAATCCCGGTGTCGGTATCTCGGCCCGCATCGAGTCCTCCGCGGAGCGCGAGCGGCTGCGCGGGATCGGGACATCGCTGCTTGCCGGGGACCCTGGCAGCGGCTGTATCTTCCGCACCGCCGCCGAGGGCGCCTCGGAGCCTGCACTGACCCGTGACTGGCAGTTCCTGCAGCGCGTCTGGGCATCGATCCATGAGCGCTCGCGAAGCGCGCAGCCAAGGACGTTGCTGCATGAAGACCTGCCATTGATGCTGCGTGTCCTGCGCGATTCGGTCGGAGAGGACATGGAACGGATCCGTATCGACTCGCGTGAGTGGTACGAGCGCATGCTCGCGTTTAGCGAGACCTTTCTTCCCGACGCCCGGTCGCGGCTCGAACACTATCCCGGCGAACGGCCGATCTTTGATCTGTACGGCGTGGAAGACGAGATCCAGCGGGCATTGCAGCGACGGGTCATGCTCAAGTCCGGCGGTTACCTGATTATCGATCAGACCGAGGCGCTCACCACCATCGACGTCAACACCGGTGGTTATGTCGGCCATCGCACCCTTGAGGAGACGATTTTCAAGACCAACCTCGAGGCCGCCCAGGCGATCGTGAGACAGCTGCGGCTGCGTAATCTCGGCGGCATCATCATTATCGACTTCATCGATATGGCGACCGCCGAGCATCGCCGCCAGGTGATGCGCTCGCTCGCCAAGGGGCTGGAGCACGATCAGGCGCGAACGCAGATTAGCGAGGTCTCGGCCCTGGGGCTGGTGGAAATGACCCGTAAACGCATTCGCGAGTCACTCCAGAATCAGCTGTGTGTGCCCTGTCCCACCTGCGGTGGCCGGGGCCATCTGAAAAGCGCCGAGACGGTCATCCACGAGATTACCCGGGAGATCCTGCGCGAGGCGCGGCAGTTCGAAATCACTCGCCTGATGGTGCTCGCCGCGCAGGACGTGGTGGATCGAGCGATGGAAGAGGAAAGCGATAATCTGGCTCAGCTGGAGGCGTTCATCGGCAAGCCCATCGCGTTCCAGGCCGAGCCGCTCTACAACCCCGAGCAGTTCGATGTGGTGCTGATGTAG
- the leuS gene encoding leucine--tRNA ligase, which translates to MEKQYNPARLEADAQAYWDNEGCFRVVEDPSRETFYCLSMLPYPSGRLHMGHVRNYTIGDVISRYQRMQGRNVLQPMGWDAFGLPAENAAIKHGVPPAEWTYQNIDHMRRQLQRMGYGYDWTREVTTCDPSYYRWEQQMFTRLLDRNLVYRASAVVNWDPVDQTVLANEQVVDGRGWRSGAIVERREIPQWFLRITDYADELLDGLDALPGWPDAVKTMQRNWIGRSQGVELDFALARGGDPLRVYTTRPDTLYAVTYMAVAADHPLALEAGRQDAAVATFLEEIRQGAVTEEAMEKLQKKGMPLGVEAINPLSGERIPVWVANFVLMGYGTGAIMAVPGHDGRDHEFATRFGLPIRQAVGPADGSDVDVQAEPWTVKDDLITVDAGAYTGMDFDTAFEAIAAHLEAQGIGRRTTNYRLRDWGVSRQRYWGCPIPVIHCPDCGAVPVPEDDLPVTLPENVAFTGVQSPLRTDADWRQVACPRCGGAAERETDTFDTFVESSWYYARYCSPDAEAMLDERADYWLPVNQYIGGIEHAVMHLLYFRFWHKLMRDLGYIGSDEPATNLLCQGMVLAEAFYHDSEAGGREWVAPGEVDVERDGKGRILRATRRSDGADLVSTGWTTMSKSKNNGEDPESLVQRFGADTLRLFTMFAAPPDQALEWQDTGVEGAARFLRRLHGMVYDHVGAGSVPVPRTEGLDDEGVALRRKLHETIAKVGDDMGRRYTFNTAIAAIMELCNALGRYTTQGAVARGVRQEVLEAVVLMLQPVTPHLSHALWSDLGRDGAAVDQPWPAIDESARVRNEVELVIQVNGKLRGRIAVSTNADEATIREQAMADENVQRFIDGLTVRKVIVVPGRLVNVVAG; encoded by the coding sequence ATGGAAAAGCAATACAATCCCGCCCGCCTAGAGGCCGACGCGCAGGCCTACTGGGACAACGAAGGCTGTTTCCGGGTCGTGGAAGACCCGTCGCGCGAGACCTTCTACTGCCTGTCGATGCTGCCGTACCCGAGCGGGCGGCTGCACATGGGGCATGTCCGCAACTACACCATCGGTGACGTTATCAGTCGCTACCAGCGCATGCAGGGGCGCAACGTGCTCCAGCCGATGGGGTGGGACGCGTTCGGTCTGCCGGCCGAGAATGCCGCCATCAAGCATGGCGTGCCGCCGGCGGAGTGGACCTATCAGAATATTGACCACATGCGCCGGCAGTTGCAGCGCATGGGCTATGGCTATGACTGGACGCGGGAGGTCACCACCTGCGATCCGTCCTACTACCGCTGGGAACAGCAGATGTTCACCCGGCTGCTCGACAGGAACCTGGTGTACCGGGCCAGCGCGGTGGTGAACTGGGATCCGGTGGATCAGACCGTACTGGCCAACGAACAGGTCGTGGACGGCCGTGGCTGGCGGTCCGGAGCCATTGTCGAGCGCCGCGAGATCCCGCAGTGGTTCCTGCGCATCACCGATTACGCCGATGAGCTGCTGGATGGCCTCGATGCCCTCCCGGGCTGGCCGGATGCCGTCAAGACCATGCAGCGCAACTGGATCGGCCGCTCGCAGGGCGTCGAGCTGGATTTCGCCCTCGCCCGGGGCGGCGATCCGCTACGGGTGTACACCACCCGTCCGGACACCCTTTACGCCGTGACGTACATGGCGGTGGCCGCCGATCACCCGCTGGCGCTCGAGGCCGGTCGGCAGGATGCGGCGGTTGCCACCTTCCTCGAGGAGATTCGCCAGGGAGCGGTCACCGAAGAGGCCATGGAGAAGCTCCAGAAAAAGGGCATGCCGCTGGGCGTCGAGGCGATCAATCCGCTCTCCGGCGAACGCATCCCGGTCTGGGTCGCCAATTTCGTTCTCATGGGCTACGGCACCGGCGCGATCATGGCGGTGCCGGGGCACGACGGCCGCGACCACGAATTCGCGACGCGCTTCGGCTTGCCGATTCGCCAGGCCGTGGGGCCCGCCGATGGCAGTGACGTCGATGTGCAGGCCGAGCCCTGGACGGTAAAGGACGATCTGATCACCGTTGATGCCGGTGCTTACACCGGCATGGATTTCGACACCGCCTTCGAGGCCATCGCCGCGCATCTCGAGGCACAGGGCATCGGCCGGCGCACCACCAATTACCGGCTGCGTGACTGGGGTGTCTCACGGCAGCGTTACTGGGGATGCCCTATCCCCGTCATCCACTGCCCGGACTGCGGCGCCGTTCCGGTACCGGAGGATGATCTGCCGGTGACACTCCCGGAAAACGTCGCCTTTACCGGGGTGCAGTCGCCGCTCCGAACGGATGCCGACTGGCGCCAGGTCGCCTGCCCGCGCTGCGGCGGGGCGGCCGAGCGCGAGACCGATACCTTCGATACGTTCGTCGAGTCGTCCTGGTACTACGCCCGCTACTGCAGCCCCGATGCCGAGGCGATGCTCGATGAGCGCGCCGACTACTGGCTGCCGGTCAACCAGTACATCGGTGGCATCGAGCATGCCGTGATGCACCTGCTGTATTTCCGTTTCTGGCACAAGCTGATGCGCGACCTCGGCTATATCGGCAGCGACGAGCCTGCGACCAACCTGCTCTGCCAGGGCATGGTGCTCGCAGAGGCGTTCTATCACGACAGCGAAGCGGGCGGTCGCGAGTGGGTCGCCCCGGGCGAGGTCGATGTCGAGCGCGATGGCAAGGGGCGAATTCTGCGGGCCACTCGCCGCAGCGACGGTGCTGATCTGGTCTCCACCGGCTGGACGACCATGTCCAAGTCGAAGAACAACGGCGAGGATCCGGAAAGCCTCGTCCAGCGCTTTGGCGCCGACACGCTGCGGCTTTTCACCATGTTCGCCGCGCCGCCCGACCAGGCGCTGGAGTGGCAGGACACGGGAGTCGAGGGCGCCGCCCGGTTCCTGCGTCGACTGCACGGTATGGTCTACGACCATGTCGGTGCCGGGTCGGTCCCCGTGCCCCGCACTGAGGGGCTCGACGATGAGGGCGTGGCACTGCGTCGCAAGCTCCACGAAACCATCGCCAAGGTGGGTGACGACATGGGTCGTCGCTACACCTTCAATACCGCCATCGCCGCGATCATGGAGCTCTGCAATGCCCTCGGGCGTTATACAACGCAAGGCGCGGTAGCCCGGGGTGTTCGTCAGGAGGTGCTCGAGGCGGTGGTGCTGATGCTGCAGCCCGTTACGCCGCATCTCAGCCACGCCCTGTGGAGCGATCTTGGCCGTGACGGGGCGGCGGTTGATCAGCCCTGGCCGGCGATCGACGAGTCCGCCCGGGTCCGTAACGAGGTCGAACTCGTCATTCAGGTCAACGGCAAGCTCCGCGGCCGCATCGCGGTCTCGACAAACGCGGATGAGGCGACGATTCGCGAGCAGGCGATGGCCGATGAGAACGTGCAGCGTTTCATTGACGGGCTGACGGTGCGCAAGGTCATCGTCGTGCCGGGTCGCCTGGTGAACGTGGTCGCCGGGTAA
- a CDS encoding Maf family protein — translation MTDAQHPDYSPDLYLASASPRRAEILERMGVRFQCIPQAIDEQVQSGESPEVLVFRLALEKARAGLAALKPGTGMPVLGADTAVVIDDDILGKPDNRDDAMAMLERLSGRTHRVLTGIAMVDGQRELTRLSLSMVTLRSIGATEQVAYWQSGEPLDKAGAYAIQGRGGVFVEQLEGSYSGVMGLPMVETHSLLVEFGIDYQLRWPAGQ, via the coding sequence ATGACTGACGCGCAACACCCGGATTACTCCCCCGACCTCTATCTGGCATCGGCCTCGCCGCGTCGAGCGGAGATTCTCGAGCGCATGGGAGTGCGGTTCCAGTGCATTCCGCAGGCGATCGACGAGCAGGTTCAGAGCGGCGAGAGCCCGGAGGTGCTCGTGTTCCGCCTGGCGCTGGAGAAGGCCCGGGCGGGTCTTGCGGCGCTCAAGCCCGGGACCGGCATGCCGGTGCTGGGTGCGGATACAGCCGTGGTGATCGACGACGATATTCTCGGTAAGCCCGATAATCGAGACGATGCAATGGCGATGCTCGAGCGGTTATCGGGCCGTACCCACCGGGTGCTCACCGGCATCGCCATGGTGGACGGCCAGCGTGAGCTGACTCGGCTCTCCCTGAGCATGGTGACCCTGCGCTCGATAGGCGCTACTGAACAGGTAGCCTACTGGCAGAGCGGCGAGCCGCTCGACAAGGCCGGCGCCTACGCGATCCAGGGGCGGGGCGGAGTGTTCGTCGAGCAGCTCGAGGGCAGCTATAGCGGCGTGATGGGCCTGCCGATGGTGGAAACACACAGTCTGCTTGTCGAGTTCGGTATCGATTACCAGTTGCGCTGGCCGGCGGGGCAGTGA
- a CDS encoding glutamate-5-semialdehyde dehydrogenase, translating into MSAESHSPDNDINAYMHGLGRAARAAGRRLAASDGGARNTALHAIAARLRHERDALRTANEVDLAAGRESGLDAALLDRLTLTDARIESMAAGLEQIAALPDPVGAVSHLDPMPSGIRVGRMRVPLGVVGIIYESRPNVTADAAALCLKSGNACVLRGGSEALHSNRAIADCIAAGLAEAGLPETAVQVVGTTDRAAVGALITLDAFIDVLVPRGGKGLIERIMREATVPMIKHLHGVCHCFVDAGADADMAERVVVNAKTQRYGTCNTLETLLVDAATAPALLPRLKTVFDGHGVELRGCERSRAIVDGITPAQADDWDAEYLAPILSVAVVDGIDAALEHIDRHSSRHTEAIITRDHARAQRFLREVDSSSVMVNASTRFADGFEYGLGAEIGISTDKLHARGPVGLEGLTTQKYIVLGEGHIRE; encoded by the coding sequence ATGAGCGCGGAAAGCCATAGCCCTGACAACGATATCAATGCCTATATGCACGGCCTCGGTCGCGCCGCCCGTGCCGCCGGCCGACGCCTGGCGGCGAGTGACGGCGGCGCGCGCAATACGGCGCTCCATGCCATCGCGGCGCGCCTGCGCCACGAGCGCGACGCGCTGCGCACGGCCAACGAGGTGGACCTGGCGGCCGGTCGCGAAAGCGGTCTCGATGCGGCGCTGCTCGATCGGCTGACGCTGACCGACGCGCGCATCGAGTCGATGGCCGCCGGTCTGGAACAGATCGCCGCACTGCCGGATCCGGTCGGCGCGGTCAGTCATCTCGATCCCATGCCCAGTGGTATCCGGGTGGGGCGTATGCGCGTGCCGCTCGGCGTGGTCGGCATCATCTACGAGTCGCGCCCCAACGTGACCGCTGATGCCGCGGCACTCTGCCTTAAATCGGGGAACGCCTGCGTGCTGCGGGGCGGCTCCGAGGCACTCCACTCCAACCGGGCGATCGCCGACTGCATTGCCGCGGGGCTGGCCGAGGCGGGGCTGCCGGAGACCGCCGTCCAGGTTGTCGGCACCACCGATCGCGCCGCTGTGGGCGCGCTGATCACCCTCGACGCGTTCATCGACGTGCTGGTCCCGCGCGGGGGCAAGGGGCTGATCGAGCGCATCATGCGGGAAGCGACGGTACCGATGATCAAGCACCTCCACGGGGTCTGTCACTGCTTTGTCGATGCCGGCGCCGATGCGGACATGGCCGAGCGGGTGGTGGTCAATGCCAAGACCCAGCGCTACGGGACCTGTAACACCCTCGAGACACTGCTGGTCGACGCCGCTACCGCGCCGGCCCTGCTGCCGCGACTCAAGACCGTGTTCGACGGCCATGGCGTGGAGCTGCGGGGCTGCGAGCGCAGCCGTGCGATCGTCGACGGGATCACTCCGGCGCAGGCCGATGACTGGGATGCCGAGTATCTGGCGCCGATCCTCTCGGTGGCGGTGGTCGACGGCATTGATGCCGCCCTTGAGCATATCGATCGCCACAGCTCTCGGCACACCGAGGCCATCATTACCCGTGATCATGCCCGTGCGCAGCGCTTTCTGCGCGAGGTCGATTCAAGCTCGGTCATGGTCAATGCCTCGACGCGGTTTGCCGATGGTTTCGAGTACGGCCTGGGGGCCGAGATCGGCATCAGTACCGATAAGCTCCATGCCCGCGGACCGGTCGGTCTCGAGGGACTGACGACGCAGAAATACATCGTCCTCGGCGAGGGGCATATCCGCGAATGA
- the rsfS gene encoding ribosome silencing factor has protein sequence MSETAVRPQALRDCVVTALDDLKAVDPRIIDVSGRTPITDFMAFATGNSRRHVRSIAEAVVDAAREQGLRPGGIEGLDDSEWVLVDLGDVVAHVMLEDVRDFYRLERIWTVDESEN, from the coding sequence ATGTCTGAAACCGCTGTCCGACCCCAGGCCCTGCGCGATTGCGTGGTTACGGCACTGGATGACCTGAAGGCCGTTGATCCGCGCATCATTGATGTCAGCGGGCGTACGCCGATTACCGATTTCATGGCTTTCGCCACTGGCAATTCCCGGCGCCATGTCCGCTCGATCGCCGAGGCGGTGGTGGATGCGGCCCGGGAGCAGGGCCTGCGGCCCGGCGGCATCGAGGGTCTCGATGACAGCGAGTGGGTGCTGGTCGATCTGGGGGATGTGGTCGCCCACGTCATGCTCGAAGATGTTCGCGATTTCTATCGTCTCGAGCGAATCTGGACGGTGGACGAGTCGGAGAACTGA
- the lptE gene encoding LPS assembly lipoprotein LptE, whose amino-acid sequence MSLVRVVFVAALALGIAACGWQLRGAGGGGFEGVPVAIEGDVGNRFRDRLAERLRDLDAVVVNDAIDARAVINIMAVSSRRRTVATDADGLASEYELRYRIRFSLEAGGKAGPEQATLARQTVRSSASFAANDDLQGRDAEEESLRRDLQDDALQLLLSRIGRRL is encoded by the coding sequence ATGTCGCTGGTCCGTGTCGTCTTCGTGGCTGCACTGGCGCTCGGCATTGCCGCCTGTGGCTGGCAGCTGCGAGGTGCCGGGGGCGGCGGCTTCGAGGGCGTTCCGGTGGCGATCGAGGGGGATGTCGGCAATCGCTTCCGCGATCGGCTTGCCGAGCGGCTGCGGGACCTGGACGCGGTTGTGGTCAACGATGCGATCGATGCCCGGGCGGTGATCAACATCATGGCGGTGTCGAGTCGTCGACGGACGGTCGCCACCGATGCCGACGGTCTGGCCAGTGAGTACGAGCTGCGCTATCGCATTCGCTTCAGCCTGGAGGCCGGCGGTAAGGCCGGTCCCGAGCAGGCAACCCTGGCCCGTCAGACCGTACGCAGCTCCGCGAGCTTTGCGGCCAACGATGACCTCCAGGGTCGGGATGCCGAAGAGGAGAGCCTGCGTCGAGATCTGCAGGACGATGCCCTGCAGCTGTTGCTCTCCCGGATCGGGCGGCGTTTGTAG